One genomic segment of Erysipelotrichaceae bacterium 66202529 includes these proteins:
- a CDS encoding PRD domain-containing protein, with translation MQISLRHYQKQVFQLCINRFLMKGVRAMAEAKWEIMQYLDQSRDVRNLIQQEALKEFTTIQIAASLHISRGLASQYLNELYKENRLVKIQSKPVYYFSLHQLEINYQLDFKHKLFMSVEEFKAFLHTEHQQASDFRAAIGYDSSLAHALTQCKTALEYSDHGIPLLLYGEKGTGKTFLSVLLFEYALKHRLLPADSFMALVQGKTFQEDSRCLMVKIFDSRLKVERKEMSIDDLYMLIKEPCIVFFDDVEYLGSKQRQEQIIIDMMMNTFDTSAAYLVFTTSVISSEYLSENIVRKIPVIIELPLLKNRSVSEKKQFLKSILLKETKRAKEQIRISSSALNAIIAGIYTSNIHDFIKAIQYSCAFSVKQGKDKIISVMSLPNDILQNLDLPDTNEDWSQSLLPEDIRIDEFAIEYQTLLRQLCQSYTAIGKIDEAICKEWYIRYLEFADFLMYEQNYSNEKIDILNDMLHDLFQKQEARHTIVIPSSFSLLFARYLYLKETVGISMDTNMEKHMRLVETMLEQTASQYPNQIFLAKDTVSRLELVLNMKMDAMDLMILFVNFHHHNRNMLINRSLSFIICHGYSTASSIADVTNTIIGQKIFNAIDMPIDSNAQDISHKLYKFISQHQKRQYDKIVILIDMGSLKAVAQSLRNLLDVTVCMINNVSTGIALEVGLQIKNHTFQPAEIKRLCNQVRCEFMELEGARKQDTILFVSENENDGTDQILALFKKSMPYDTNIEISSCDIRVVTDPQQWEDIQSRHNILFISGLNTTCCKDAPFIPIEKIISKEALEKIKILLKPVMETSMIDEFQSNLAKYCSLENIMESITFLDPNKLFELVQDSVQNLELNLCRKFEFGTRVGLYIHVSCLIERLVTKQEVSYHLSENKEVDAVFRKKIRDSFYNVTNVFGVELPQSEIAYIYEYIHIS, from the coding sequence ATGCAGATATCCTTGCGGCATTATCAAAAGCAGGTGTTTCAGTTATGTATAAACAGGTTCCTGATGAAGGGAGTGCGGGCTATGGCAGAGGCTAAATGGGAAATCATGCAGTATCTGGATCAGAGCAGAGATGTGAGAAATCTGATTCAGCAGGAGGCTTTGAAAGAGTTTACGACCATTCAGATTGCAGCCTCACTACATATCAGCAGAGGTCTTGCATCACAATATTTAAATGAGCTGTATAAGGAAAACCGATTGGTAAAGATACAATCAAAGCCTGTATACTATTTTTCACTACATCAGCTGGAGATAAATTATCAGCTGGATTTCAAGCATAAGCTGTTTATGAGTGTTGAGGAATTTAAAGCCTTTTTACATACTGAGCATCAACAGGCAAGTGACTTCCGTGCTGCCATTGGATATGACAGCAGCCTTGCGCATGCTTTGACGCAATGCAAAACTGCTCTGGAATATTCGGATCATGGCATTCCTCTTTTGCTGTATGGTGAAAAGGGAACAGGGAAAACATTTCTGTCAGTGCTGCTGTTTGAATATGCTTTGAAACACAGATTGCTTCCTGCAGATTCGTTTATGGCACTCGTACAGGGGAAAACCTTTCAGGAGGATAGCCGTTGCCTTATGGTGAAAATATTTGACAGCCGCCTGAAAGTTGAAAGGAAGGAAATGTCAATAGATGATCTGTATATGCTGATCAAGGAGCCATGCATTGTATTCTTTGATGATGTAGAGTACTTAGGAAGCAAGCAAAGGCAGGAGCAGATTATCATAGATATGATGATGAATACATTTGATACATCCGCTGCTTATCTGGTGTTTACGACCTCTGTGATTTCCAGTGAATATCTGAGTGAGAATATTGTCAGAAAAATACCTGTTATCATAGAGCTTCCATTACTGAAAAATCGTTCAGTCAGCGAAAAAAAACAGTTTCTGAAATCCATTCTATTGAAGGAAACAAAGCGTGCAAAAGAACAGATTAGAATCAGCAGCAGTGCATTGAATGCCATTATCGCCGGAATCTATACCTCCAATATTCATGATTTTATCAAAGCTATTCAATACAGCTGTGCTTTTTCTGTGAAACAAGGAAAGGATAAGATCATCTCGGTGATGTCTCTGCCGAATGATATTCTTCAAAATCTGGATCTACCGGATACAAATGAGGACTGGAGCCAGTCCCTGCTCCCTGAGGATATTCGTATAGATGAATTTGCGATAGAATATCAAACACTTTTACGTCAGCTCTGCCAGTCGTATACTGCAATAGGGAAAATAGATGAAGCAATCTGTAAGGAGTGGTATATACGCTATCTTGAATTTGCGGATTTTCTTATGTATGAGCAAAATTATAGTAATGAGAAAATAGATATTTTGAATGATATGCTGCATGATCTGTTCCAGAAGCAGGAGGCAAGACACACCATCGTGATTCCTTCCAGCTTTTCCCTGTTGTTCGCAAGATATTTGTATTTGAAGGAAACTGTGGGTATTTCCATGGATACCAATATGGAGAAGCATATGCGGCTGGTGGAGACGATGCTGGAGCAGACAGCCTCCCAATATCCGAATCAGATTTTTCTGGCAAAGGATACAGTTTCCAGACTTGAGCTTGTTCTAAATATGAAAATGGATGCTATGGATTTGATGATTCTGTTTGTGAATTTTCATCATCATAATAGAAACATGCTGATTAACCGAAGCTTATCCTTCATCATATGTCATGGATATTCTACTGCCAGTTCCATTGCGGATGTGACAAACACGATTATAGGACAAAAGATTTTCAATGCTATAGATATGCCAATTGACAGCAATGCACAGGATATTTCTCACAAGCTTTATAAATTTATCAGCCAGCACCAGAAACGGCAATATGACAAGATTGTTATCCTGATTGATATGGGTTCCTTAAAGGCAGTTGCACAATCTTTGAGAAATCTGCTGGATGTGACTGTCTGTATGATTAACAATGTTAGTACGGGAATCGCTTTGGAGGTCGGTCTGCAGATAAAAAATCACACCTTCCAGCCTGCGGAAATTAAGCGGTTATGCAACCAGGTGCGCTGTGAATTCATGGAGCTTGAGGGAGCCAGAAAGCAGGATACAATCCTTTTTGTATCAGAGAATGAAAATGACGGTACCGATCAGATTCTGGCGTTGTTTAAAAAAAGTATGCCCTACGACACAAATATTGAAATTTCCTCCTGTGATATTCGCGTTGTGACAGACCCACAGCAGTGGGAGGATATTCAATCCCGGCATAATATTCTGTTTATATCTGGCTTAAACACCACATGCTGCAAGGATGCTCCGTTTATTCCTATCGAAAAAATTATATCTAAGGAAGCGCTGGAAAAAATAAAAATACTATTAAAGCCGGTTATGGAAACATCCATGATTGATGAATTCCAGTCAAATCTTGCTAAATATTGTTCACTTGAGAATATTATGGAAAGTATAACCTTTCTCGATCCAAACAAGCTTTTTGAACTCGTTCAGGATTCTGTTCAGAATCTGGAATTGAATTTATGCAGAAAATTTGAATTTGGAACAAGAGTGGGTCTATATATCCATGTCAGTTGTTTGATTGAAAGACTGGTCACAAAGCAGGAGGTGAGTTATCACTTATCTGAGAATAAGGAGGTTGACGCAGTATTCCGTAAAAAAATACGTGACAGCTTCTATAACGTGACAAACGTGTTTGGAGTAGAATTACCACAAAGTGAAATAGCATACATATATGAATATATTCATATTAGCTGA
- a CDS encoding PTS mannose transporter subunit IIA translates to MEHYIIATHGNLAEELKASLCFIAGEALPIATVCAYTRDCDPEERIASLVQSCAKEDQLVVFADMLGSSVCNEFMTYLDDPRLYLLTGVNIDMLCNVILHTETPLSTRIAHALKSCKKRMLLLGEHDA, encoded by the coding sequence ATGGAACATTACATAATAGCAACGCATGGGAATCTTGCAGAGGAATTGAAAGCGTCACTTTGCTTTATCGCAGGAGAGGCTTTACCAATAGCAACGGTATGTGCCTATACAAGAGATTGCGATCCCGAGGAAAGAATAGCTTCTCTTGTACAGAGCTGTGCAAAGGAGGATCAGCTTGTAGTTTTCGCAGATATGCTGGGAAGCAGCGTATGCAATGAATTTATGACCTATCTGGATGATCCGCGTCTGTATCTTCTAACCGGTGTAAATATAGATATGCTGTGCAATGTAATCCTGCATACGGAAACGCCCCTATCTACAAGGATAGCGCATGCCCTAAAATCCTGCAAAAAGCGTATGCTGCTGCTTGGTGAACACGATGCATAG